A stretch of the Zeugodacus cucurbitae isolate PBARC_wt_2022May chromosome 6, idZeuCucr1.2, whole genome shotgun sequence genome encodes the following:
- the LOC105211181 gene encoding hormone-sensitive lipase, protein MECNEPTAGVTLGNETIASDSGKSQVDKLSSSVSEQPPKRENTQSFKTPPSPPPTPNSLASSSAASTASSAEYNASQHDDQPMAESLPSEHEEDATEPVLQPLYAQLLEQCAEHANHFREDHSEKGQRLYGAFVAWQDFIRLANKLVLQIDAFAYKYDFDEHTPGNGYRSFIAVTNAAITYGQNICKNLHATRATMFFRKKYYMKEVESCSQLLSSLCTCLHYLLIMHEWSCDSGDLFANGHHSAEELFELGDTINQYAFYGRCLGFQYDNSIRGVLRFISIGMASFSEVFYAETEGKITKTTRGLWTGSKYFLNPEQCARRIVNISQNAKIDFCKAFWFLAESEMMHTIPTIVGSSVKVNRVIEIPSEPLQLPRANKSQKLRTATDVNQNDNAELVDIPLPSAHIGPGNSVRVRLLSYTRREGMIGEGVFARSWRRLPARSRSVLFHCHGGGFVAQSSKSHELYLRDWAAALDVPIISVDYSLAPEAPFPRALEEVFYAYCWMLRNAEHLGTMAERIVLAGDSAGANLCIGVALKCIEQGVRIPDGLFLAYCPILISFVPSPARLLCLMDPLLPFGFMMRCLRAYASPEREQMAENAKHVAEMSDIRNATPSHERHFTLQMEKEYSAASSRRTSAAKSPLSSVAENSKWEQMLKDGTALDVNAMEADADTEESSDTFASASYHSQTVERTDLPSAEEDNSLCVSFEDDSQPIVHYPIQLTAEPQKDSDSEQYIDRFLDQYLIDTNTQEATEQKVNGYKVINGTTYPNCLAPTIARTASEENIIIDTGKEVIAFETLHGRFNNAFNALTTTFDRYTKSTEIRGDAVHGERIKDLRNMDALIARSPSLEFAFQVPKDPFLSPYWASDEWLKQLPTTKILTLDMDPCLDDCVMFARKLKKLGRPVTLEILKGLPHGFLNFTMYSSEARDGSKHCIASLKELLSIPADVPLNGHATDSK, encoded by the exons ATGGAGTGTAATGAGCCGACCGCTGGGGTCACATTAGGCAATGAAACGATTGCAAGCGACAGTGGGAAATCGCAAGTTGACAAGCTTAGTTCAAGCGTAAGCGAGCAGCCACCTAAGCGTGAGAATACGCAATCGTTCAAAACACCACCTTCGCCACCACCCACACCCAATTCGTTGGCCTCCTCGTCAGCCGCCTCAACAGCCTCATCTGCCGAATATAACGCGTCGCAACACGACGATCAACCGATGGCCGAATCCTTACCCAGTGAGCATGAGGAGGATGCAACAGAGCCCGTTCTGCAGCCCTTGTACGCACAATTGCTTGAGCAGTGCGCGGAGCATGCCAATCACTTCAGAGAGGATCACTCGGAGAAGGGACAGCGGCTGTATGGCGCATTTGTTGCATGGCAGGACTTTATACGTTTAGCGAATAAGCTTGTGCTGCAAATAGACGCGTTCGCCTATAAATACGACTTCGACGAACACACACCGGGTAATGGCTATCGCAGCTTTATAGCTGTGACAAATGCAGCTATCACATATGGACAGAATATTTGCAAGAATCTGCATGCAACGCGTGCCACCATGTTCTTTCGcaagaaatattatatgaaagaggTGGAGTCGTGCTCGCAGCTGCTCTCCTCGTTGTGCACCTGCCTGCATTATTTGCTTATCATGCACGAATGGTCATGCGATTCGGGCGATTTGTTCGCCAATGGGCATCACTCGGCGGAGGAGTTGTTCGAACTGGGCGATACGATCAACCAGTATGCCTTCTACGGGCGTTGCCTTGGTTTTCAATATGACAATTCTATACGCGGCGTGCTGCGTTTCATTTCAATTGGCATGGCGAGCTTCTCGGAGGTGTTCTATGCTGAAACCGAAGGTAAAATAACGAAGACGACGCGTGGTCTGTGGACGGGCAGCAAATACTTTCTGAATCCCGAACAATGCGCGCGACGCATCGTGAATATTTCACAGAATGcgaaaatcgatttttgcaAGGCATTTTGGTTTCTCGCCGAATCGGAGATGATGCATACCATACCGACTATTGTCGGCAGTTCGGTGAAGGTGAATCGTGTGATTGAAATACCATCAGAGCCGTTGCAGTTGCCGCG TGCCAACAAGTCACAAAAACTACGTACTGCAACCGATGTGAATCAAAATGACAATGCCGAACTGGTTGATATACCATTGCCAAGCGCACACATTGGGCCCGGCAATTCGGTACGGGTGCGCTTGCTGAGTTATACGCGTCGCGAGGGCATGATCGGTGAGGGTGTGTTCGCACGCAGTTGGCGTCGACTACCGGCGCGCAGTCGCAGCGTGCTGTTCCATTGCCATGGTGGCGGTTTTGTGGCACAATCATCGAAATCACACGAGCTCTATCTGCGCGATTGGGCTGCGGCGCTCGACGTGCCGATCATTTCGGTGGATTACAGTCTCGCACCGGAGGCGCCCTTTCCACGCGCACTCGAGGAAGTATTTTACGCTTACTGTTGGATGTTGCGCAATGCCGAGCATTTAGGCACGATGGCTGAGCGCATTGTGCTGGCCGGCGATTCGGCGGGTGCAAATCTTTGCATTGGTGTGGCACTGAAGTGCATTGAGCAGGGTGTGCGTATACCGGACGGTCTGTTCTTGGCCTACTGTCCGATCTTAATTAGCTTCGTGCCTAGTCCGGCGCGTCTATTGTGCCTCATGGATCCGTTGTTGCCTTTCGGTTTTATGATGCGTTGCTTGCGCGCTTACGCCTCGCCCGAACGCGAGCAGATGGCGGAGAATGCAAAGCATGTGGCCGAAATGTCCGACATACGCAATGCAACGCCGTCACATGAGCGGCATTTCACTTTGCAAATGGAAAAGGAATATAGTGCGGCGTCCAGTAGACGCACATCGGCAGCGAAGAGCCCGTTATCGTCGGTGGCGGAGAACTCCAAGTGGGAACAGATG TTGAAAGACGGCACCGCCTTGGATGTGAATGCTATGGAGGCAGATGCTGATACAGAAGAGAGCAGTGATACGTTTGCGAGCGCCTCGTATCATAGTCAGACGGTTGAACGTACCGATTTACCATCGGCCGAAGAGGACAACAGTCTTTGCGTTTCTTTCGAAGACGATTCACAGCCCATCGTGCACTATCCCATACAACTTACAGCCGAGCCGCAAAAAGATTCGGACTCTGAGCAGTATATAGATCGCTTTTTGGACCAATATCTCATCGATACAAATACGCAAGAGGCCACAGAGCAGAAAGTGAATGGTTACAAAGTGATCAATGGCACAACATACCCAAATTGCCTGGCGCCAACAATAGCGCGCACAGCATCCGAAGAGAATATCATCATTGATACGGGCAAAGAAGTGATTGCCTTTGAAACGCTGCATGGACGTTTCAACAATGCCTTCAATGCGCTTACAACGACCTTCGATCGTTACACCAAATCGACTGAGATACGCGGCGATGCGGTGCATGGCGAGCGCATAAAAGATTTGCGCAACATGGACGCGTTGATCGCGCGTAGCCCCAGCTTAGAGTTTGCCTTTCAAGTGCCAAAAGATCCATTCCTATCGCCCTATTGGGCAAGCGATGAATGGCTCAAGCAGTTGCCAACCACAAAGATTTTG ACGCTCGATATGGATCCCTGTCTCGATGACTGTGTCATGTTTGCGCGCAAGCTAAAGAAATTGGGTCGTCCGGTGACATTGGAGATATTGAAGGGTCTGCCACACGGTTTTCTCAACTTTACTATG TATTCGAGCGAGGCGCGTGACGGCTCCAAGCATTGCATTGCAAGCCTTAAAGAACTGCTGTCGATTCCGGCAGATGTGCCATTAAATGGTCATGCCACAGacagtaaataa